CGCGTTCAGCAGGCTTGATTTCCCGGCGTTAGGGCGACCGGCAATGACTACCTTCATCCCTTCGCGCAGCAGGCTACCCTGACGCGCTTCGGCACGTACGGCATCAAGATCGCTGATAACGTTATTGAGCTGCGCTTCAATCTTGCCGTCAGACAGGAAGTCGATTTCTTCATCCGGGAAGTCGATCGCCGCTTCCACATAGATGCGTAGGTGAGTGAGCGCTTCCACAAGATGATTTACCCGTGCGGAAAATGCACCCTGCAACGAGTTCAGCGCCGAGCGAGCGGCTTGCTCCGAGCTGGCATCGATCAGGTCGGCAATCGCCTCTGCCTGGGCTAAATCGAGCTTATCATTGAGAAACGCGCGCTCGGAGAATTCACCCGGTCTGGCAATGCGCAGCCCGGGAATGGTCAGAATACGTTTGAGCAGCAGGTCAAGAATCACCGGACCTCCGTGACCCTGAAGCTCTAAAACGTCTTCGCCGGTAAAGGAGTTCGGGCCGGGGAACCACAGGGCAATCCCCTGATCCAGCGTGCTGCCATCCGCGTCTTTAAACGGCAGATAATCGGCATAACGCGGTTTGGGTAGTTTCCCCAGTACGGTTTCTGCGACCTCACGCGCCTTCAGGCCGGAGATACGCAGGATACCCACGCCACCACGTCCCGGTGGGGTGGCCTGAGCGACGATGGTGTCGTTATGGCTCATGGTTTGTCTCTTCTTAATGCAATAAAAAAGGCGGTCTAATGACCGCCCTTTACTTTATGTTCCGTTTGCCGGATGGCGGCTTCGCCTAATCCGGCCTACACCGAATCAGGAGTTTTTCTTCTCGCGGCTATGCAGGCCACGCTTCTCCAGACCACGGTAAATCAGCTGCTGCTGAATAATGGTTACCAGGTTGCTGACGATATAGTACAGCACCAGACCTGACGGGAACCACAGGAAGAACACGGTGAAGATGACCGGCATAAAGGTCATGATCTTCTGCTGCATCGGGTCGGTTACAGTGGTCGGAGACATCTTCTGAATGAAGAACATCGTCACGCCCATCAGAATCGGCAGAATGTAGTACGGGTCCTGTGCAGACAGGTCATGGATCCACAGAGCGAACGGCGCATGACGCAGTTCAATGGAGCCCATCAGCATGTAGTACAACGCCAGGAAGATTGGCATCTGGATGATCAGCGGGAAGCAGCCGCCCAGCGGGTTAACCTTCTCAGCTTTGTACAGGGCCATCATTTCCTGGCTCTGACGCTGTTTGTCATCGCCCAGACGCTCACGCATTGCCTGAATCTTCGGCTGCAGCATACGCATCTTCGCCATGGAGGTGTACTGCGCTTTGGTCAGCGGGTACATGATGCCACGAACGATAAAGGTGATAACGATGATGGAGAAGCCCCAGTTACCCAGGAAGCTATGGATCCATTTCAGCAGTTTAAACAGCGGCTGAGAAATGAACCACAACCAGCCGTAATCCACGGTCAGATCCAGGTGCGGTGCAACGGCCGCCATTTTATCCTGAATTTCCGGGCCGACCCACAGGGTACTGGTCATCGCGCCAGTCTGGCCAGGCTGTACCAGTACCGGCTGTGACTTATAGCCGATAGCGGCAATGCCGTTACCCAGGTTAGCGGTATAGAAGTTGTTGGTGCCGTCGTTACGCGGAACCCATGCCGTTGCGAAATACTGTTGCAGCATTGCGACCCAGCCGTCTTTAGCATTGACGTTCAGGTTTTCGTTTTCAGCAATGGTGTCGAATTTGTATTTCTCATACTTCTCATCCGGCGTGGAGTACGCCGCGCCGCGGAAGGTGTGCAGCGCAAAGTTGCTGCTTCCGGTATCGCGATGAGATGGCAGATTGATGGATTGCTTCAGCTGACCAAAGGTGGAGACTTCCAGCGGTTTTTCGCCGGCGTTCTGCACGCTGTAGTTAACGTTGACAGCATATTCACCACGCTTGAGTACAAACGTTTTAGTGAATGTGTTACCCGCTGCGTCAGTATAGGTCATCGGGATCTGCAGTTCGTTCTGACCGTCAGCCAGTACAAACGCGTCTTTTTCGACGTTGTA
This window of the Citrobacter freundii ATCC 8090 = MTCC 1658 = NBRC 12681 genome carries:
- the mnmE gene encoding tRNA uridine-5-carboxymethylaminomethyl(34) synthesis GTPase MnmE; translation: MSHNDTIVAQATPPGRGGVGILRISGLKAREVAETVLGKLPKPRYADYLPFKDADGSTLDQGIALWFPGPNSFTGEDVLELQGHGGPVILDLLLKRILTIPGLRIARPGEFSERAFLNDKLDLAQAEAIADLIDASSEQAARSALNSLQGAFSARVNHLVEALTHLRIYVEAAIDFPDEEIDFLSDGKIEAQLNNVISDLDAVRAEARQGSLLREGMKVVIAGRPNAGKSSLLNALAGREAAIVTDIAGTTRDVLREHIHIDGMPLHIIDTAGLRDASDEVERIGIERAWQEIEQADRVLFMVDGTTTDAVDPADIWPDFIARLPAKLPITVVRNKADITGETLGLSEVNGHSLVRLSARTGEGVDVLRNHLKQSMGFETNMEGGFLARRRHLQALAEAAEHLEQGKAQLLGAWAGELLAEELRLAQQNLSEITGEFTSDDLLGRIFSSFCIGK
- the yidC gene encoding membrane protein insertase YidC, with amino-acid sequence MDSQRNLLVIALLFVSFMIWQAWEQDKNPQPQAQQTTQTTTTAAGSAADQGVPASGQGKLITVKTDVLDLTINTRGGDVEQASLPAYPKELGSTEPFQLLETTPQFIYQAQSGLTGRDGPDNPANGPRPLYNVEKDAFVLADGQNELQIPMTYTDAAGNTFTKTFVLKRGEYAVNVNYSVQNAGEKPLEVSTFGQLKQSINLPSHRDTGSSNFALHTFRGAAYSTPDEKYEKYKFDTIAENENLNVNAKDGWVAMLQQYFATAWVPRNDGTNNFYTANLGNGIAAIGYKSQPVLVQPGQTGAMTSTLWVGPEIQDKMAAVAPHLDLTVDYGWLWFISQPLFKLLKWIHSFLGNWGFSIIVITFIVRGIMYPLTKAQYTSMAKMRMLQPKIQAMRERLGDDKQRQSQEMMALYKAEKVNPLGGCFPLIIQMPIFLALYYMLMGSIELRHAPFALWIHDLSAQDPYYILPILMGVTMFFIQKMSPTTVTDPMQQKIMTFMPVIFTVFFLWFPSGLVLYYIVSNLVTIIQQQLIYRGLEKRGLHSREKKNS